The following DNA comes from Diceros bicornis minor isolate mBicDic1 chromosome 12, mDicBic1.mat.cur, whole genome shotgun sequence.
atcttctttttcttctttttttctcccctctctccagtCTTTCCCATCTGCCACTTTCTGTTGCTCAATTTCTTACCGTCATTCTTTCTCTATATATTAACAAAATTATGTAGTATACAAGAGGACACAATGCTATTGCTCACTCTTTCACTTTTCCAAAGTTCAAAACATAGACCTAAATAAATTAACTTGATTTTCTCTCCCTAGATATTGGTGATATTTCGAAATCCTAAAGATACGGCAGTACCTTTTTTCCATTTCCACAATGATGTCCCTGATATTCCAAGCTATGGCTCTTGGGATGAATTCTTCAGACACTTCATGAAAGGACAAGGTATGGCTGTTGGTAAAAGAATTCTTCTTACTTCAACAGATGACCACataaatatgaaattcaaatgtgttttaggggaaagaaagaaagaagattaagGCAGATCCAGGAACCACAAAGTGGCTTTTAAATGAAGTCTTATAGCATCACTAGTTCTGTGCATCAAACAATacattactgtttttaaaaataacttggacaattcatatgttgacaaTGAATACAGAGTGGCCACAGAACAGACATGGGACCAAGAGGCCTATACAGAGTCATATAGAGAAGCATTTCCAGTTAATTTCCCCTAAGTCTCTGTACATCAGAatgataaaaaccaaaaaaagataaaaccatgACACTGAGAAACCACATTTAAGATACTTGTTTGCCAGAAAGGAAATAAGCTTTGTTAGATCACATTGATGTTTTACCTCTGGTTATTGATAACTACAATTTTATGAGGGCCTACAAATACTCCAGGTACTAAACTAGCTGTTGtatatgcatgatttcatttaagaTGATAACAAACTATGAGTAAGGCAGTATCAgccccattgcacagatgaggaaactaataaaaaagttaaatcaCTTGGCAATGGTCCCACTGCTTGTAAGGGGCAGTGACTCTACTTCCATGGGTATAGTGGCCACAGACTAATAAATGCCTCCTTTTACTCGTGGTTCTGTTGAGTCTTTACAGTGTAGTAGAAGGAAGAATTAATGCCAGATGACCCTAGAGGAGGAATTGTTGCCAGGTCCCTCTAAGAGGACCACTTTTAAAGGTAATCAGCACAGCAGTGCCATACCATCCCACATGCATGGACACTGGCTACAATACTGGCTCCTTAGCAAAGATTAAATATTGGGgtgtagagagaaaaaaaagtgcACAGAAGGTGCTTATGAAGTACCATTAAGAAAGCTTTGGTTTATCTAGTAACCACTCAGTAAGACTAAATAGAGGCAGATAAAGCAAGTCTGAAACATCATCCAATTAATAACACAAGAGAACATTCAATGACGAGAAACCTGTTATCATTGGGATCTATTTTAGGGAAACTTTGTTGCCCTATCCATCCTTTTAGCCTAATTATTTGATTGACAATGATAAGATGTGGCCGTGATAACTTAGATGGAGTTTCTGCCTTGCAAACTTGTTAAATTCGACTTATGGAGGCAGCTGAATGTACTGGAAAACACATGGGATTTGGAGTGAGAAGGCCTGGATCGGGTTTCATCACTTCTTCTTATATATTAGTAATTAATATTAGATAGAATAAAATAGCTACcattcgggccggccccatggcttagcggttaagtgcacgcactccgctactggcggcccaggttcggatcccgggggcgcaccaatgcattgcttgtccggccgtgctgaggcagcgtcccacatacagcaactagaagcatgtgcaactatgacatacaactatctactggggctttggggagaaaaaggagaaaaaaggaggaggattggcaacagatgttagctcagggctggtcgtcctcagcaaaaagaggaagattggcctggatgttagctcagggctgatcttcctcacaaaaaaataaaaaaataaaatagctaccactcactgagcacttactacatgccaggcgcTACTTGCTATCCCTagcatacattatttcattttaattctcatAAGAATGCTATGAGGATAATACTATTAGTATCCCAATTTTATGAAGAGGAAATAGAGACATAAAAGTCACAcagccgggccggccccgtggcttagcgattaagtgcaggcgctccgctgctggcggcccaggtttggatcccgggagcacacccacgcaccgcttctccagccatgctgaggccgcgtcccacatacatcaactagaaggatgtgcagctatgacatacaactatgtactggggctttgggggaaaaaataaaattataaaaaaaaagtcacacagccattaaGTAGCAGAGTTAGAACATGAACCCAGGTTCAAATCACTCACTGCCTGGGCGATTTTGAGAAAGACATTTGATCTCTCTGAACTCTGGTTTCCTTACTTGTAAAGTGAGGATAAGAATACCCACTCTAGAGGAGGTAAGGCAGTACAGTGTTTTGTTTGGCAAAACTGGCTCTGGTATCAGACTGACTTTGAAAGATGGTAATTCCCATAACTTTCCAACTGTGGGGCTTAAAGTGGTTACTGAGCCTTTCTGGGTTTCTATTTCTGcatcaacaaaatgggtataaaaaTTCTACCTATCACATTGGATTGCTTTAAAGATTGAAGGAtaaaatgttatgtgtcaattaatAGTACATTTGGAAGAGCAGAAAACCTGACCAGAGCGGCCTAAACAGAtcaggttttatttttatcactTAGCAAGAAGTCTGAAGGTAGGCAACTGGTTCAGCAGCCCAGTGATGTCAGGCCAGCACCTCTGACATTCCCGGGGCCTGTCCCTCAGGCTTTTTGCAACATACTCTCAAGTTGGCTACTGTCCTTCCAAGCATCGCCTTCAGATCATGAAGAAGGCTCATTAAAACTGCAACAGTTGTGCTAGAAACCTTCCTGCAGACCCCTGCTTGTGTTTCACTGGCCAGAACCATGTTATGTGACCAATCACAGCTCTAAGGGAGGCAGAAAAGTGGGAAACAGAATTCTCATGATTGTCTTAGACTCAAATAATCGGGGTTTGGTTAGCAACAAAAAAGGAAGTGTATTGGATATTGGGTAGGAAACTTACAGTATTTGCCACAACAAATAAAACATGTAGAAACTGCCTGGCTCAAAGCAAGGGCTTCATGATTATGATGACAATGATAATAAGTAtgagaatattattattattattattaatgatataataataatggctaaaatttatgGAGTGGGTACTACTaatcaggcactgttttaagcattTGACATGTGTCAATTTATTTAAACCTTATaacaaccccattttacagatgaagaaactaaggcacaaagaAGTTTAGGGAGTTGctcagtcacacagctagtaagcagccCAGCTGCTCAGTGTCTAGATCTGCACGGTCCACCATggcagccactggccacatgtggcaactgagcacttgaaatgtgactagtgcaaTTCAggagcttattttacttaattttaattagtttaactTTACGTTTAAAACAGATACTCAATTCACTTACTGGAAACCTTTAAGTAAGTTTGGTACAAGTTGAGTGTGTGAAATCTACTTTTTCAACCATAAGTTTTATGAAGTCTAAATACACATCAAGTATTTCTGATAAAACTTAGCATTCAAATTGAGATTCTCTGTGAGTGTAAAATACCCATTGGCTTTTGAAGactgagaatataaaaataatatgtaatgtttcgttaataattttttatcttgattacatgctgaaatgatatttttggatatattaggttaaataaaatattaaaattaatttcacctgtttctttttgctttttttaatatggctactagaaaatttaaaattacagatgTGGTGTGCATTACTTTTCTATTGGACCATGCTGGTCTAGATCACATCTGTCtcatcatttccttctttctggcaTTATCTCTGTCAGTTTTCACGTAGCACTCActatttctgaattattttattcaCCTAAGTATTCATGAATGTCTGGCCGTTCTTATCAAGCCACTTTTACAACTTGCTTAGTTGTGTTATTATTTATGAAGACAAGAAAATGACTAGAAATCTGATGGTAGGACTGGCTTACTCCAGTTCTTTCGGAGCAGGGATCTGTGATAACTTATACACATCTTGTTGgagcatatatacatatgtatagttTATCTTTTAGAGCATAAATTAACCATCTATCATTTTAACCTCAGCTACTTAAAATTCCTcaagttttttttcccttgtgtttTTAGTTTCCTGGGGAAGCTATTTTGATTTTGCAATTAATTGGAACAAACATCttgatgatgaaaatgttaaGTTCATATTATATGAAGACCTGAAAGAGGTAAGACTATGATTACTGATATTCTATAGCAAGATTTACTATAAACTACAACATAGAGCACTTACTCATAATGTCTGGTTGCatgaaaaaatattgttttcagtTACAAAAAAGAATATTCCAGATACGTGGTatagtgctgggaaaaaaaagacaaacaatgcaTAAGTGCTTAGGTTGTTTatttaacagaaataaaataatgcttgGCAACTTATTACTAATAGTGGCtgctttattttccctttatgaTGGATAGTCCAAGTTAGGAATGGAGAAAACAATAGGTAGGTCTTAATTGAGATTTAATTGAACATGCATTTGGTTGTGAATTAATTTTTCCATACAATGGTTTTTTAATTGTCGATTCACAAACATTTAGTGAGTGATTGCTCAGCACCGTTCGAGGCCCTTGTGAGACATCAATAGGCAGACCAGACAAAGTTCCCTGCCCTggagaagcttacattctagctggagaaggcagggagacagaataataaataataaacacaataaaatatttataatatatgtgaaaaaagAAATGGCATAGCCGATTAAGGAAAACTGGAAATGTCACGGGGTGGGGGTTGGGATGTTGGACAAATCTCTGTAGAAAATAGGATGGTCATGGGAAGCCTCACGGAGAGGATGtgatttgagcaaagacctgaaggtggtGAGGGAGTGAACCAAGTGGTAAGTGGGGTAAGAGCTTTTCAGGCCGAGGGAGCCAACTGGAGCAAAGGTAGGAGTTCCTGGTATGATTAAGGGACAGGAAGGAGGCAGATGTGTCTGGGTCAGGAGGGGTGAAGCAGGGGAGAATAACCAATGAAGACAGAGGTAAAGGAGTGAGCTGGGTGGAGTACAAGGAATGGCATGGCAGGCCATTGAAATTTACTTTGGCTTTcactctgagtgaaatgggaagcCACTGTAGGATTCAAGCAGAAGAGTGATAAGAGTTGATGTGTTTTTAACGGGATCATTCTGGCTGGTATGTGAGAACGAACTGGAGAGGAACAAAGATAGTGCAGGGAAACCTGTGAGGAGGGTACTGCAGCCGTCCAGGCAAGGGAAGATGGTGGCTCAGACCAGAGGAAGCAGTGGAGGTGATGAGAAGTGGTTGAATTCTGGATATATGTTGAAGGAAGAGCGAATAGCATTTGCTGCTGGATTGCATACGGGAAAGAgtagtgagagaaagagaagtcaaatAATCCTCCAATATtattggcctgagcaactgggagGACTGAGTTGTCATCTTTTGATGGATGGCTAGGAGATGGCAGCAGGTGAAGCAAGATTGTGGGGAGATCAAGGGTTTGGTCTTGGACATGCCAAGTTTGAGATGTTTATTAGTCATCCAAATGGAGAGGTCAAGTAGACAGCTGGGTATAAAAGTCTTGAAtgcagagagagttctggtctATAGATATAAATGTGCCACACAGATGGCATTTAAAGCCAAGAGATTACATACTTTTGTATTTAAGtatatggataaagaagacaagAATACCAAGAACTGAGCCCTTGAGCCCTCCAATATAAAGAGCttgagaaaaagaggaggaatgggcaAAGGAGACTAAGGAGTGGCTAATGAGGTAGGAGGGAAACCAGAGTCCTGGAACCCCAGTGAAGAAAGTATGTTAAAGAAAGAGAGTGTGTCAAATGCTCTCTAACTTAATGGAGTTTTTAACATGAGCCTCCTCTTACATTCTTACCAAAGGAAAGTGTAATTAAATCCATCCCTTCTGTTTATAGGATGCATTCATACAACATGAAAGAACAGATTAATTTAGTCTTTTCTCCTTCTAGTCTAGTATAATGTTGCTAAAACTTGTGCCCCATGGAATGCCAGTGTTGCCCCATATGTTAATTCTTTCTTGGGGATTGGAAGGAGGTGGCCTGTTCAAATGGATTTGGGGACTGCTGCTTATATAGCCTGCTCCTTTGGGAGATTCAAATTGTACTTTGACATATTAAAGACTGAGAGATCTATAGGTAAAAAAAAGCTTACCTTTATTTAACACAAAGAATTCCAAACTTATTTGACATCAACCCTTcaccctcccttttttccccccatgAAACATCTATAACCACCTTGAAGTATATTCGTGTTTTGTAGAATACAGTTTAAGAAACTGTTCTGGAAGATTTATGAATCTGCATTGGTCAGGGGTACTGATGAGGGGGTTCATGATTTACAAGGGTATTTAGACAAGATAAATTTCAAGATTCCTCCTAGTTTTTATGATTCTAAAGATTAGACTTTCTTGATGGAATTAAACTATTAGCTATAAATAGGattcagaagaaaagagaattcaaaTACGCATGTACAAATACATTAATTTCCTCAGGGGTCTAgactggtgggtttttttttttttttaatgaggaagattggccctgagccaacatctgccaatcctcctcttttttgctgaggaagactggccctgggctaacatccatgcccatcttcctccactttatatgggacgcagccacagcatggctggacaagcagtgcgtcggtgggcgcccgggatcagaaccagtgaaccccgggctgcggcagcagagcacgtgcacttaaccgcttgtgccaccaggccggccccccagacTGGtgctttttaataaaatgaatatcatCTTAGATAAAATTCCAACCTACTAATTAATGTTTACTGTCATTAATTATAACCTGAATAGCACGGCAAGAGTCATAAATTGAAACTGCAAAGTAAAATCAATACAGAATATCTTATAGGAATATCTCAAATATTTACACAGAAGTATCAAAGTGGGCCCAAAGAGAGGGATAAATAGATGAATTAGAGAGTTAGGCTTAATAAATCCATTCTGTCTAAGCAGCCTGTCTTTGCTTGGGACACAATTCCCATAGAAAGAAGTTTatcctttaaaattttgttttcagaatCTGGCCGCTGGAATAAAACAAATTACTGAGTTCTTTGGATTCTGTCTAACTGGGGAGCAGATTCAAACTATCTCGGCCCGAAGTACCTTCCAGGCAATGCGAGCAAAGTCCCAGGAAACACACGGTGCCGTCGGCCCGTTCCTGTTCCGCAAAGGTAAGGTTGCATTGGTTCGGGGGACGTCCATCAATTTGCACGTAACAGGCAACCCAAGTAACTATCTTAAATAAGATAGGGTTTTATTTTTCGCTCCCTCAACAAGAAGTCTGGACACAGACAGTTCAGAGCTGGAACCGGAGGCTCCACAGTATCTTTTAGAGCCCTCAGTGCCTTCTACCTTCCTGCTTTCACCTTGTGAGGATAAAAGAGCAGCAAGAGCTCCACCATTGCATTACAATTAaaggattatttttattaaaataaaaagggaatGGCAAGAGACAGAAGCCTGTGTATTAGCTGAGCGAGCCCCCTCTAAAGAACTCCGCGGGAAGCCTCACTCCATGACTCCTCCCATCATTGGTCAGCTCGAACTGCACCGTTGGCCgggaaatgtgattttttttttttaggtgagcaCATTACTACCCAATTAAAATCAGGGTTTTGTTAataaggaagaaggagaaaatgaataTTGGATAGGCAACTAGCTGTCTCTGGCAATGATGATTTTACTAAATTTCATTAAAGCATTGTACTTTCTTATGGAAATTATTATAATATAGCTTAGGGATTGCcaggtttattttttcttacctATATAATGAAAGTATAACATGATTTAGAGGCAGCACACATAACAGAAACAGCTATCATTCACCAGGCATCTATTATGCATTCGATCCTTTGCTGGTTTAAATTTGATAGCAAAAAGGATATTAAATCCTTAACTTTACAAATGTGGGCACCACAGCTCAGGGATATTAGTTTGTCATTGTCACAAAGTTAATAAACgatggagtcaggatttgaacgtAGGTCTTCTTGACTCTACTATGCTTTTTCACATGAAGATCCATTTCAAAAATCCACTGGGAATGGAGCATTGAATCACACCAAAGCCCGGCTTTGGTGTGATTTCTGACTTTAACCTTGATTTTTACGCTTTGTTTTATTAGCTTTaagaaggaggaaaatataaCCCATTGTTAATGAAGTACTATTCAGAatagaaaaattctaaaataaataaataaagtaataatttcaaaaatgttccttgtagaaaattcagaaagcacagaaaaatgtgaaaatgcattaaaaattatCCACATTTCTCCCACCAGAGGTAGGTTTAACATTTTGGCATATTTCTCTCAGTCTTATTCTGTGATGTTTTATAAAGTTGATGACATTTGTAAACagctttgtgttttattttcttcccttcatATATCTAAGCATTTCCTCATGTAATTAGGCCCTCTTTATAAACATACATTTCAATGGCTATGCAACAAGAAACTGAAAACTTCAACCCAAATCATCAAAAGATTCTAAAGAAAGAAGTAACTTCCTTTTCACAAGCAAGTAAGAAAAACATACCCTAATCTCAGGCAAAATAATAACCTTTTGCAAAATTTTCAGTATCTGAGGTCTTAACCAAAACCTGCtataaaatgttaactttttgaggggtatttaaagtatttaaaagactttagagaggaaaaaaatgattttagtGGGTAATAATGTGCTCAtctaaaaaaaatgctttaaattcCTAAAGTGGAATTTTAGGTCCCAGGTGTTGGAAGAGGGGTTGAAGATGGGAGATTGTTGAGGCCAAGGGCCCCCTCAGTGATGTAAAGAACGCATATCACCTACCACACCACAGATAAGGAAGCCCCAAtggatattattaatattaaagaGAAGTTACATTCGTTTTTAAGGCtgtcaattttttttcatgtgtctattttcACATTTCAAAGTGAAATATTGCACCAAAAAATGGTAAAGTCAAGAAGAAATATTCTAACAGATGTCTGGGtctactgtttttttgtgtgttgtaggTGAAGTTGGTGATTGGAAAAATTTGTTCAGTGAAACTCAGAACCAGGAAATGGATGAAAAATTCAAAGAGTGTTTAGCAGGCACTTCCCTGGGAGGAAAGCTAAAGTATGAATCATATTGCCAGGCTTGATTCTGGTCAGTTTAGCAGGGctgcatattttattttccttcataataattgaatttaaataattaaataataatttgatCAAATAATGATAAGTAAATAACATTTAGatataaataatacaaatttagTAATAATGGTGACATCTGAAGTTTTTGAGCACAAACTTAAGTTTGTTCACTTTTTGAGGAAAGGGCAGTTTACCTGCCCCAAAGGAATACTATTGTTAATGTTGTATCCTGAGGTTTTGACTTCTTTCATGCTCCGGGTTCACACAAGAGTATATGCAGATACTATCAGAGACATATCTAAATCTGTGTTTGATTACAGAAGAGACAGGCCTCCAAATGTTGCACAATTTTTTGTCCTCTCATAATAATTCCTCTCTTTCTCGCTATGGATCAAAGCACTTGTGGTGGCTCTCTCAAACTTGCTGCTGGGGGAAGTTTAATTCCAACTCTGCACTgaagtaaaatgaataaattctattCTAATTTGATTCAAAAAGAATATATTGCTCATCAACTCTGTGTATGTCACTGCAGTAGGTCCTATGGAGGCCCACTCTCAAGGGACTTTATATTTCTATCTACACAAGCTGCAATTCAAAGCTAAAGATGAGAGATTGTGTTATTTTGGCATAAAGGCTTTTCTACTACAGAGCCCAAAGTAGTCATGTGGAACTTAGAAGAGAAGgtagagaatattctggaaaaaatCTCCTATGGATCTGACAGCTCTCAACCTCTTACTAATTCTTAATATTTGCACTACTGCTAGTTCCACTCTAAAACTAAGTTCTGTACAGTTAAGAACAGAATGATTcatagaaaagttaaataaaattgctTTGAGAAAGATTATAGAACTACTATTTCTGGGAGTAGTATTAGTGGTATCTAATCCACTACGGTAGATGAGATAAACTAAAAACTCTTCCCTCATAACACCAAGAAAGGCTGGCTCCAAATTCTTTTAGTTGCATTGCTTAGCTCCCAATAAACTAAATGGACTCATCAGGGACCAAAAccaaagagagaacagagaactAGACCAAGTAAGAATCAGAGATGGCAATGAACTGCCAGTGAAGGATTTGAGTAACAAAGAGGCTTGGGTTTTAAGGCCAAGCCCATGTTATTGGTGCAAAAGTAGACAAATAGACCAAACCAAATAGAGCTGCCAAACTGACCCATGAATGTAAAGAAAGTTCAAATATGACAGAGGAAGAAATTAAACTCTTCAACATTTGGTGCTAAGACAATTGATTATGATATAGAAGAAGTAATATCAGATCCTTACTttacatcactcacaaaaataaattccttgtaaattaaaaaaccatatgtcaaaaatgatttaaaagcTTTGAATTTTTAGGAGCAAATACAAGATAATGTTTTTATATCACAGAGTAGGATTTATtaaacaagaagcaaaaaagcacaaaaatgaaaCAGTTTATATTTTtgctacattaaaatttaaaatctttatacAACACtttcattaagaaagtgaaaccAAAAAAAGTGAAATGGCATGTCAGAGACTTGGAGAAGATACTTAGTAAATAAAAGGCTAATAtctagagtatataaagaacaatTAAAATCACTAGGTGAAAGAAAATATAACCCAATAGAACAGAAGTGTAAAGGATATAGACAGgcaatttacagaagaggaaacccaaatagcaaataaatatgtaatgaagaaaatgtggtaattAGGAAAATATAGATTAAAATAAAAGTGAGAGACTTCCACATCTGGCTATGAAGGATTAGCTATTATGGGAATCTTCCTTCCAATGTAACAACTAGAAaactagataaataaatgaaataattgttttcTGACATTGGACAACAGGTAAGAGAACACTGGGATTCTTGAGAGGATGTAAACAATTCAGGTGTGCCCTGTAACTGCCCCTTGCTACCTGTAGGCAATTTCCAAGCTGCAGCACAGGGAAAGGGGACCCAAACAGAGTACAAAAGCCTCACTGAGTTGGAGTTTGAGACTGGAGGTCAGCAGGCTGAGGATGGTAGGATTTTCAGAGCAGAGTACTGGAGAAAATGGAGCTTCACAGAGAGAGAAGCTCACAGATATGCAGAGGGAATCCTTTGAATCTTTGAGTGCAGGTAAGTGCACGCATGGAATAAAGCTCCACAGCTTTAACTAGTTTCCAAACAGTTTGGTTTTCCAACCAGAAACCAAGCAGTTTCCCTGAACCTCACTCAGAGACTGGAATAGCTTGTGTTCCCATCAGCCAATGTGGACAGACCTTAATACTTAAGGAACTGGTAGATTCCTCAGAATGGTCATATCTTAGTAGTGATACTACTAACTTATCCCTAGAGTAAATTAGCCCTATACCCacacaacaaaaattaaaagcaagcCTTGAAAGGATTGAAATGAACTCAAGTAACTTAACTGCTTGCCacttgggaaaaaacaaaactgtcagAAAAAAGccaacattttaaaaaggaatttaacaaaatatagcactcaacattatgtttgtcatgcaacaaagattttttcAGGCATGCAAAGAATCAGAAAAACATGACCCATAACCAGCAGAAAAAGCAATCAATAGAAACAAACAGATAAATGACCAAGATGATGGTATTAGCAGACAAAGATCTTAAAAGAGCTATTATATAATCTTAtaaatatgcttaaagatgtaAAGGAAACTAAGCATGATTAGAAGagaaatggatgatataaaaaGGCTCAAGTGGaagttttagagatgaaaaacacaatatctcAAATGAAAACTACACTGGATGAACAATCAGCAGATTAGATGTCAAAGAAGAAAAGACTGAGGAACTTaaagacacagcaatagaaactatcttaACAAGAAAAGACTACAAAAAATatgaacagagcatcagtgaCTTATGGAACAATATCAAGCAAATACACATGTAATTGATATTTCAGAAGGAGACAAGGAGgtgtacagaaaaaaatttggagCAACAATGACTGAAATTTTTCAAATTCAGTAACTAAATCCTCTGAtgtaagaagctcaacaaaccacAAGctgaataaacaaagaaaatggcACCAAAGCACATCATGATGCGATGGCTAAAAACAATGACAAATAGACCATCTTAAAGTCAGCTAAAGGAAAAAGTCTGTTATATTTAAAGGAACAAAGACAAGAAATACAACAGACTTTtcatcagaaactatgcaagTTAGAGGCAATGGGGAGACATCTTTaatagatcaaaaaaaaaaaaacactgtcaacctagaattctgtatcaagcaaaaatatctatcaaaaggaagataaaataaaggatttttacaagaaaaaaaaaactgggaaaaatagTCCATAACATATGTGCACTATAAGAAATATTAGAAGTGCTataggcaaaaggaaaatgacaccaGATGGAAAATTtaatctacacaaaggaataaaGAGGACCAGAAATGGTGAATATCTGGGTATAGATAAGaaatcttttccttatttttttttctgttggccaAGAAAATTTTATTGGATTTTGTTTTCTGTGGTTTGTCTCAAAAAcaagtcttttttaaaatgtaaaattattgtaTTAAAATAGGCATTTAAAATACCATAGTCATCTATTCCCTTAGAGATTTTGATATTAACTCCCCTCCAGGAACTCCTTAACTCCCCCAGGAATTTAAGTGTTAGAGTAACTGGATGGACTGTACAAACTATCCTGCAGACAGTTCTCCACAAACATTGTTTTATGTGGAGCTTTTGGGCAGCAGTGAATCTGAGATTACATTTCCTGGCAACTATCTGAAATACAGATCCTCTGAGTTATTGATTAAATCGGAACCATTATT
Coding sequences within:
- the SULT6B1 gene encoding sulfotransferase 6B1; this encodes MANKSKFIDYIDGALEKSKETALSHLFFTYQGIPYPITMCTSETFQALDTFEARSDDIVLASYPKCGSNWILHIISELIFADSKKKYEYPEFPVLECGDPEKYQRMKQFPSPRILATHLHYDKLPGSIFKNKAKILVIFRNPKDTAVPFFHFHNDVPDIPSYGSWDEFFRHFMKGQVSWGSYFDFAINWNKHLDDENVKFILYEDLKENLAAGIKQITEFFGFCLTGEQIQTISARSTFQAMRAKSQETHGAVGPFLFRKGEVGDWKNLFSETQNQEMDEKFKECLAGTSLGGKLKYESYCQA